Sequence from the Triticum aestivum cultivar Chinese Spring unplaced genomic scaffold, IWGSC CS RefSeq v2.1 scaffold81574, whole genome shotgun sequence genome:
agaaagtcttcagactcaacaaggccctgtatggcctcaagcaagcccctcgggcgtggtatgacactttgaaggaattcttcatgaagaaaggcttcaaatccggttcactcgacccaactcttttcactaagtcttatgatggtgaattgtttgtgtgccaaatatatgttgatgatattatctttggctgtactgaccaacgctatagtgatgaatttgcctatatgatgagtgaataatatcaaatatctatgatgggagagttgaaattctttttaggtcttcaaattcgtcaacagcgcaatggtatattcataccataggagaaatacctcaaagatgtattgaggaaattcggcatgcaagattgcaaaggggtcaaaattccaatgcccacaaatggccatctatgcactgatgaaaatggtaaagacttcgatcaaaaggtataccgctccatgattggctctttattgtacctatgtgcatctaggccggatattatgcttagtgtttgcatgtgtgcccgatttcaagctacaccgaaggaatcacaccataaggctgtgaagcatattcttcgatacttagctcacacaccaacacttggattatggtatcccaagggctgtTCATTTGCTCTCATTGGATAtttagactctgactatgctggcgatcgcatggaccgcaagtcaacatcaggcacatgtcatttcctcggacgatctttggtctgttggtcatcgaagaaacagaactgcgtatcactctccactgcagaagttgagtacattgctgctggatcgtgttgtgctcaattactttggatgaagcaaacactaaagaactatggcatcaacatgaagaatgtgcctctctactgcgacaatgagagtgctatcaaaattgctcataacccagttcagcactcgaagacaaagcacatccagattcatcatcattttcttcgtgatcatgtgttgaagggcgatatctccatcgaccacgctAGCACTaaagatcagctggccgatatcttcactaagcccttggatgagaagagatttagcaagttgcggtgtgagctaaatatcctagaatcttcgaatgttctctgaaatggacacacatcctaacacttatgcggacttgatgacttagatgcgcaacacatgaagtaacgtttttcttcaataaatgaagactaaccctctaagtgtgaagaaattaatgaagaaattgactctcagagccctacgacaattgtacgcggtgtctgaagccaactttcttatacggtgggttacaccaccacaaaagttgaaaatcttcaatttgagtttttcctcagttttgaaattcctcagtttttcaaattcttcaacttgcaatgtcttcactagTTCCGTCGTTTGTCTTCATttgaatttatatatatatatatatatatatatatatatatatatatatatacatatatatatatgagttttatgtcctctacatcattcacttattgctaattcttcaagttgacagtttccgctaagtgaatgtgatcagacccatccccctctatgctaaactcaatctaatcttttcacaaattcttcatatgcgttctgatttgaaactcgttcaaaatcttcactgtgtccttgatagCTGAAGAAATGGCGAACGGtaacttaaaacttatcttatctgaattttcggctttgccgctcaaaccgttccgcttctcacgacaaatacttatctattcacccacgatcctacatgatcgccacctcacagtacgtgggtgacacatgtcatgtgaatgggaaaagccaggggcacgttcgtccgaaatCCTCGGGCGCACAGTTTTTCACTACCGCTATAAATACCGACGTCTTCTCCTCACTtgacttttactccgctcgacctctctcccgctcgagcttcccaaaccctagcgccgctgctatttcatcatcgctggtgaggaagagcttcactgcctcgacctcgtcgccatcgtactcacgctggttgcggatttcttcacttcgtcgccgccgtagctgtcttcctctgccaagttagggcgtggaagatctgaacggacgaacttcatCTCAACGCTTCCCAGTTTGTCATGTTCTTCACTTTGGGTAATTAAAAGTTGCTTTTATTGCCctctttgattcatgtgttttcctaaaaatattcaaaggtgtttattctttaaatcttcacacactaaaacacctcacatgttatgtgttcttgatttgtttctctaagcaatgattttcttcaagattcctgaattgtgtggattttcaaatttgtacaactctggaacctaagacaaagaatgctcagtgaaattcctcaagactcatctggtcaaattcctcaaaatctatttttttgaaaaaccatctgagaacacatatgacctctccaaattcctcgcaactatactctgttcacaggtacaaatgtccgctgctgaatcactaggttctcatccacttaactcatttgcagcgttcctcgaagaaaaattgcatacctcttcagaaacttcagttgttcatattcctgagctgaagaaaatggctgacaagaagccacagaagggaggaaaaaggcctgagatcaacacagcgtttgaaatccctaaggatatttatgctggatactgcactcctgatgaggccaagtttggcaaggaggacaagaatcagcgcaaggtgcgcatacaacaaattgagaggagatgggcacgagaatggagggagtacaggtatgttactcccaagtacatgaagaaattcgcgctcaaccctccatgctcaagacttccattgagacctggccaactggcggatcccaccagcctcaagcacggtgaggactatgctactgaatgggctaggcgccaggccaaactagccaagcaagcaaaataagcagtgaggaaattcaatgaagattctgctgctgctgctaacacTGTTGAGGCCTCTGGTAGTAAGCCcaggaaggctatgccaaagaagcctgcccacaagtctagtgcttctccttcaatgccctcacggccaagctcctcagcaatgccctcacggccagcatcttcaaaaccctcacggccaattcctcagtctgctcctcTTCCTCCGACAAAATCTttggcacctgtgcatcttgccacgtgccaaaggactcaaggcttctctattgcctttggagcatctgcaagttcctcagctgctcgaCCTTCCTCAGCTGGTCCCTCACTACTGAAGAAAaaggcaactgctggacgaggtcttcgaccaagtcctcacaagaagcaagttgatttccaagtgccctctgatgatgatgaggcggatgatgatgaacttgccgaaatcatcagagacaggcaagccagggccgctagagccaaaggcagcaatgtgccactacttctggatcccaagctgatcctcgatttcattaacttatggcacaaggaccccactacacctttgccggagatgaacctcactcctggtcaaagtcaggTCCTCACTCACTTCAAGTGGAAATATGAAGAAGGAAGAAGgctgaagaaagcgcaatacaagaaacaacgcttcctcaaggacaatgtcctcactcttacccctgaacaactcattgttgtacaagctgaaatcaagcaattgAGTGATGATTTTAATCGGTAtcatgctgattggaagggagcaaaGGTTCGGTTCGTCAATTTGATGAAGACTTTCACTTCAACTGCCTCTGCACCGGTGCATGTTGAAATTCCTCAAGGTAAAGAATCTGcccagcccactgaagaacatgccagcaccgctgatgtcagtatgggtgctgaagaaaatgaaagtaccagggctgatgactccattccagtcgctgatgatattgccagggcacccactagtggtgcgcctgaaaaAAGTGAACATGTCAGGGCAACTAcaacagttgtgcctgaagaaaatgcacctcctgcgcctacaccaacttcgatccttccatctgcattagatgtgaagaagaccaaggctgcagagcatgcagcaatgaaaaagaggaaggcatcaacctcttcaaattcttcagctcttaagaagatgaagactctgatcagttcaattgacaatccaattgatgtcgttcccgtctcttcaatgccatcaaaggaccgtGTTCCTTtcggtgaagaatatgtgattcctgatgaatctgatgaagaaaccccatctgctgcttcgacagagcagttggacgacgaaattgaagtggatgagatcccttcaacTCCAGTCATTTCcccacctatgcctcagtttactgctgaagaggcagtgttgaagaaattgaaaaagaggatgtggacattggctgtaccactcctgtgctaaatgatgaattttgggacaatcaacatcccaactctccaatgttcactccccttcaagctattcctcagtccctgccgccactgaagtgcaaatgggatctgaagaacctcatgcaaccccaagtgttcatgaagaaattccagccactagtgctgaagaaattgtcaatgaAGAATTGACACCCCAGGCTGAAGTTGCTGAAGAgctaaaattcctcagcctgaggaacctgagatttCGATCCCTGAGGTGGTCATGCaactgactgatactcctcagcccaagccaaaggatcccttctctaagaagcaaaaattcaaggttgatgatttcttcggcgagcacgtattcttcacggatttcaacccctatgacaatgctcgtcttagaaggaagcgtttctggactgctagccaggcaaacttctattcctcagtgctcttcaacaaggacaaagtcttcgatcatgagcatattcctcatgtggacatggaatccatgccttgcttctctcaagtcgtCAGCATGATTCATGACGCTGGCTTGCTAAATTTCTGCTCAGACATAGTTggttggaatgaagagcttattcttcagttctatgcaactttgcatatcacaggcgatgGTGCTGATGTCAACTCGTGGGTGTtagactggatgactgaaaatactcattacaaggcaccatccactgaattgcttcgtgccttacctatcagtcctccacctgacgaCGCTCGCTGTCTAtatgatgaacctgaacttactgatcactatatgcaagtgctcatgaagccgctgaagccagtacaagctccaaggaccaaattcctcgtgaaggaattgctctatgtgcccagaacaatctaccgcattctgatgaagaccatgagtcccatcaaaggccatgactcatccgatgaagaaattgtcggaatgatgaagaatatgcttttcaatatcatgcatggcatccccataaattatcacgatttcttcatgaggactctggcgaatgttgcactttcaccatttgagctgaagccttacgcgccgtggatcatgagattcctcagaacaaggtcttcactcaactacaaggcagattttcagaatcacctcagctacttgccccctattgaagtcctcaagcagacaatttcctcatctgatgagaagggcaagtcactagttgtgatcgatgaaggcactcgtccattggatggtcagttccgcaaagctgcatcctactccaccaatgatgactctggcacacatgattctgctgctaatgctccaaagtcaagtcctcaagctactgctcctcgtgtgatgattgACCGTGAACTGCTTCTAAGTCTTCACCAAAAGGTCGATCGAAATcacaagtgggttaagcgtcagtttggttctattcttcacaacatgacttccacacataatgcagtgaagaaaaaccactactacctccatgaagtatttgatcgcacctgggctattttgtcacatctatatggtgaagaagatctgaatcaaatgggcttcaaggaagactttgactagTCTACTCCTCCTCCGAAGAGATataagaaggtcaaggttcctcccttggtggccagctcatattctgcATCGCGCGacacggacgagcatgaagacttggacgacactacagcaggccctacaacgactcaagaccctgacaacgctggcgctcctccatcatcatgatattcttcaggggcgttagtcctcagtttcaacccttttggtcattcgatgacaaagggggagaaatttgagttagtcttcaagtgggtctatatatgggcgtttttttgctaagttacaactctcgttcttctgatgactttgctggattgagttgtaatcttaaactctatggtggcttgatacttttgttgtgttcttctgcatgcttatacCTCatttatgttaatgcacgcatgctgaattacatcagtcaccatatttcatcatgcatttcaaattcctcatattatatgtcaaatgcgtgtatgaattacaagatatagggggagatctccatgattatactcttcaagtgtacATTGCTTCAAAAgctaattcctcactatgcacatcttcagggggagttcttctatatcttgcattcaaattcctcaatatcagtatttacacttcatatgtttatccccgttgaaaacttaacctatattgtcttcaattaccaaaaagggggagattgtaagtgcatctagtgccccttagtgattctggtgtattgaagacttataggttaagggactgatgcgtttgtgagtgtacacaggtatataagtctatgaggagtttgatagttacagagaatgtcgacccctaaaaatgaagttcttcgactgaagactttcgatttctgaagactttgaaagtgaagaaattggtgtaaccttgaagatttggtattcattcgaggaacatgaagcatgaagacttttgtttttatagtttcattttctctttcttgagtcatgggaaacaccgtactgttaaagggggtcgaggaaatactaaggaaaaatttccatgtgatgctcaactcaaaatcctacacctaccaatcccttcgagtgaagccattggaaatctcatacagttcagtcatattcttcagtgacagagacgaagttcttctggtctctgaggaatttgttctgactgaggagttaggaattcgccagtgcggattgcctacacagtgaggaacatgatagccgtgaggattttgatagtcaaaattccgaccgttgttgtgctatgcgtcaGCGgtaccaaaatatctacccacctaacggtcatatcagacaagggcatttatgtcttatcatgtcgggctgctccctaggctataaatagccgcccccttcaaccactagctggttggctgctccgagagaaactaacacttgtcatttgagagcaacccatcctccgaggactttgagcgaaaaccatcaagtgaggaaaacccaaacccaaacctacaaacccccaagtgattgagcatcactgaagagattgatcttgcgtggatccggcgcttgtttcctttgaagactgtgcttcttccagacggttaggcgtcaaggtctagagcatccaagaggaattgtggatcattgagtgaccaagtttgtgaaggttcggaagtcacctgaagacttacaacgagtgattgggcgaggtctgtgtgaccttagctcaaggagaatacgttgaggactgtgtgtctgggactgggtgtcctcgagtttaaatactcagccgctccaaccagatgtacaactgagacagcagttggaactggtctaccaaatcattgtcttcactgagctaactggttatatttcctcaactctttcatttcctcatgtatgttgttgtgtgcctgttcatatctgtttgaagacttttgactaaagattttctcaatttcctcagttcaatttcttcagcctgtctgtcttcatcttgtgttatcctgtgtttacgctttctgtactctgtgcttgtcttcatttcaacatgatgactgtgcttgtgttctgctatgttcctttctgagtacttattccgctgcaagtagtttttcatttaggaatttcctcaccagcaaattcctcagtgaaaaattcataaaaatcgcctattcacccccctctagtcaatataacgcactttcaaacacggaggtgccgtacgttcggtacttggatcggtttgatcatgaagacgttcgactacatcaaccgcgttactaaatgcttctgctttcggtctatgagggtacatggacacactctcccgtctcgttgctatgcatctcctagatagatcttgcgtgatcgtaggaatttttttgaattactatgttccccaacaagagccCCCCCCCCCTGGCGTGAGTGGCCGTGAGTGAGCTTTTTAGTGTATGCGTGACTGCTTGCCTCTTGGCCAAGTAAGTGCCTTCTTGGCCAAGTGAGTGCCTTCGTGGCCAAGTTAGTGGCTTCGTCAACTGAGCTCCCTAGTGTATCTTATAGAAGGGATGCCCAGGGGACAAGGGGTGGCCCACTTGACCTACTACACTATTGAGCGGACATACGAGGTGAAGCTTCATACAGGATAAAGTGCGCCATTATTGATCAACAATACTGGACGATTGGAGTGCAGTGGAGTGACGTGGCTATAGTGTCTTCTTGTCGTTTCCGATGGGACGCTGCGGTTGACTCTGCGTAACAGGCCGGTAGGAGCAGCCGAACAGGGAGCTAGCTGGAGCAGCCGGGTGGCAAGTGGCCGGACCGAGGGGCGATGGCTGCCTCTATTTTTCGAAATGTTGTCTCGTCTCCTTGAGCATACCCGGAGATCATCCCCCTGACAGTAGCCTCCGGGCCTCCGGGCAAGTTGAAGAGTCAAGCAGAGGGTCTTCATTGTCGTGGTAGTAGAGGTTGTCGATGACAGCAGGCTGCGGGCTTGCGACCGGCGCGGCTTGGTTCCAGTGGgcgcgcgccagcgcacccactgtgtGTAGCCTTCGAGCCTCTGGGCGACTCAAAGAGTCGAGCAGAGGGTCTTCGATGTTGTTAGAGCAAACGGTGGCGTCGAGGATGTCAAGCTCAGATGCGGAGGCCGCCGGCTTGTGGGCGCGGACGCGGAGCCTGCAGGTTGGTGGGTGCGGGCCCCTATCGGACGCGGACACGGGGTTTGTCGGCTGGTGGGCGTGGGGCCCTACCGGGCGTGAACACGGAGACTGCTAGCTGGGTTGCGCGGTGCCCTACCGGGCATGGAAGCGGAGTCCGTCGGCTGGCTGTTTCCACTGGGGGCGTGCAGGCGCACCCACTTGATGTAGCCTCCGGGCGACTCGAAGAGTCGGGCGGAGGGTCTTCGCTGTTGTTGGAGCACTATGGCATCGAGGATGCCGATTGCAGCCGGTGGGCCTGCGACTGGCACGCCGTTTTCCTAGTGGGGTGCCCCGGCACAtccgctgggtgtagcctccgatcCTCCGGGCGAGGAGGGGGTTCCCCATGAAAATGATCATGCAAAATAGAAATTCggcgcagatatatcaaatgtgtGGTTTCGGTGGTGCAAGCTTTATGGAAaggggtgccgactcggtttcatcCGAGCCCTCTTCAGTCTTTTTCATGTCCCCTCCGCCTTTTGGATGTTGCTCTTGCCAGCCAGATAGCCGGGAGTTGGTCTATAGCGGATGCGAAGAGTGGCCGCGAAGTGGAGCATACAGTACTCGGACTCTtgggagcagattcaaccgagCAGATACTCAAAAAGGAACCGATCGGGACGCCCAAGCTGTTTTCTTCCTGGACGTTTTTCACATGAGGTGAACTCCAGCTTTTGCTCTCGCTAGTCGGACAACCATGGTGCAGTCTATAGCTAAGAcgaagagtgggcctttggtaccgtgcATACTACTAAGCCATTTTGTAGAAAACGTCGGGCCAAACAGCCAACCCCGGGCCGAGATTAGCTGGCGCCGGGGGCGAACAACAGTGCAACTGGAAAAGAGCAGAGGTGGCCCCCAAGGGTCGCTCGGGGCTATCCATTTTTTGTGTGTTGTGTCACGATATGCAGAAAGGAGCTCACATTAGTTTTCGTGTACACAGGGCGGAGGTTGTCGAAGACAACCGGATGCCCGGCTGTAGCCAGCATGGCTTTTTGCGTGCGGGGCGCGCcggtgcacccattgggtgtagtctcCGAGCGTCCGGATCGGCTAGGCATCGAGGCAAACGAGCAGCCAGGCTGGCCAAGCGCCAAAGCGGGCAggcagggccgctggtggagcagtGTCGCAGGCAGGCGGGGGTAGTTGGTGGCctttttccttctctcctttttctagccaacataattttttttctttttttcttttgtttttgccgGCCGCTCTCTCTTTATCTTTTCTCTTTTCCAGCCCACGGAGCCGGCAGGAGCGGGACGCAGCTGCTGCCGGCTGGTGGGAcggtggtggagcggtgcttcattctacacattgatggcggcggatctcggcgacgtggcgcagtggagacttgGCGTCCGATGTGCGGCGATGGACTCGTGTGGGAGGACGACGCGGTCTGGCGTCCTCGTGGCGTCTATGACAGAGAGGCCTAGCAAGGCTGATGCGTCGGTAtctactctgaagatggattggtggaagaGAGTGGTGACGGCCCTTGCACGTGCACATGTGGTGCCCACTGAGAGTGCGCTGGACCGGTGTGTGACCCAGTCCCAGCATTGTGGCTTGGATGGGGTACCCGGTTTTAGATGTTAggttttggtgcgatgtctgtttgataTTCGGCTCGGGCGTTCGGCATCCCTTCTTCAAGGGGATAGTAGTAGCAACAAGTGTTGCCAAGATGGAGACTTCAAGCTTACTCATGtagtattactttgtaaggtccttgTTAATAATTAATAAACTGGTTGTATGCATGGCCCAGATGCAGAGAGCAGGGTATATCCTCCTCTTCTAAAAAAAAGTAAAACATTTTTAGATCAATAATACTACACCTACGAAGACCTTACATAACTTTTACTTCCCTTTACTTAATCTTCCAAACTAATTATCTCAGCCCCCTGATTTTCACCGGGGTAGACCCCTTGCTCCTCTTACACATGAACATTTAATATACACAGTAGGAAGGAACTACAAGTTTCTTTCCCATAAAAGACCATTTAAACGGATCTCTATGTATTTCTGGACAGTATTCATATCAAATTCTACTATTTCCATGTAGCAGCATTGTACCCAAAAATCGTTACAGACCACCAGCCAGATGCTAATTAAAGATCAGAGCAAAATCACAAGGCAGATCACTGTCTATTCAGCGTCTTGAGCAACTTACTACTGAGTGTCAAAACCACGTACTACCCTGTTCTACAAGCATTCTCCCCGCCAACAGCTCTGACAGTCCGATGTACACTAGCAGTTGCTCCAGGATAAGCTACTCTCCGAGCCGAAACGAATGAGAGAAACCAAACCACTTGATAATCCAGGTAGCGGTGAGAGAATTGAGCATGAACCCCTAACCATGTCGCTTCACCCCTGCATGATGTTCAATTCCGCGCATTGACGTTTGGGTACAGCAACGTGTTGTCCACTGAAATTCCATCAACATCGAGTAGTCAGTCCTGACAATTGGTGAGATTATCTATGAGCGCTCGATGAGGCTGAAGTATTGTTACGGACCTGGTGTGCCATGGGTGATGACGACGATGTCGAGGCGGTCGTTGCCGATGGGCAGGTCGATGAGGAGAGGGGAGAGCTCGGCGTAGGCGCCGGCGCGGACGCAGAGCGTGGTGTGGAGCGCCGATCGGTTCTGGCCCAGCAGGTTGGCCAGCGTCAGCCGCAGCTGCATGAGGCTGTTGGTGCTGATCCGCACCGTCCTCCACCCTGTCTCGTCTATCTCCCCGTCCAGGCCGGCGCGGATGTACCGGACCtgccgcgccacctcctcctccgtcgGCGGGCGGCGCCGCCTCCGCATCGGCTGCACGTCGAATGGAACCGATCGATCACGAATTCACGATCAATCGCCATGCAAATATACAATGCGGGAATCGCGGGGGCAATGAGAACCTGtggcggtggatcgaggagggtAGGGCGGTCCAGGCGAAGGGGCACGACCTCGACGTCCCACTGCAGCATGGCGCTGGCGTCGTCGCCGGCGACGGTGACGGCCGTGCGCCACCGGACGTACTTGCCGTTGGCACGGAGGTACCGGCCCCCGGCGCTGCGGATGACGAAGGAGCCCTCCCGCCGGATGGCCTGCCAGAGCATGCACCTCGGCGTGTTCGGGTGCGGCCGGGCCTGCTGCGCGGCCTGGACGCCGTGGCCGGGCCCCGTGGCGGCCTGCACGTCCGTGGCGAAGAGGTAGCGGCCGTAGGCGCCGCGGAGGAGGACGAAGGGCCCGCCCTCGGCGCCCTCCACCGCGCCCTCCATGGGCTGCACCGCCCACACCGTGTTGTGCGCGCCGCGCTGGCTGGACAGGCACACGCCGTGCCCGTCGTCGTCCGCCGCCATGTACTTGGTCCGCCGCACCCGGCACCGGAGCCGCACGAAGTGCACTTCGTCGAACACCTCCATCGGCCGGATCGGTCGATCCGGAGAGCGATGGATGCGGGGAGACTGGATCGGGGCTGGGTTTCTTGGTTCCTCGAGGAAGGAGACATGAGAATTAGTTGGTTGACATGCATGTTTACGGGTGGCCGCGTGCGCGCCACAGCGGGAGTGTGTTTGAAGCGGGCGTACCACGTAGGAGTACCTCACTAGAGTTATCCAACACCTGCATGTCACTTGTTTAAACATTTCGAGGCAAATTAAAGATAATGAATAAGGTGGGCTATCGTCACCTACGAAAATTCATCCAAGAACAGAGCATAGAATAGTTGTCATTTTGTGCTTTTTTTCTCTAGGAAGCAAAACCATGACACgtgcatgtttttttttctttaacCGGATTTTGTGTTTTGCGAAAGAATTTCTGATCTACTCATCTCAAATCATGGCAGtgcaacgaacaccagaaataacaaaaattatatccagtgtcatagaccacctagcgacgactacaagagctgaagcgagccgaaggcgtgccACTGTCGTCGCTCATCCCTCgtcggagccgggcaaaacttattgtagtagatagtcgggaagtcgtcgtgctaaggccccctAGGACCTGCATACCAGAGCAGCAACCATCGTCGGTGAGGAGTAGCGTatatcgaaaggatccaacctgaagaagcACGATCGTAGACGAACAATTAACATATCCGAGCAGATCCagcaaagatagatccgccggagacacatctCCACACGTCTACCGGCGATACTGGACACACCGCCGAGACGGGGCTAGGCGGGAAGAACCTAATCCATCTTCAGGGAGTCGCAACCATCTtatcttcctgagcaggacacaaacgcTAACGAAACACAAAGCaacatctaaaaacggagccctcccactgGCAAGGGCTGGGATCCACGACACCTCCATGGCCCAAGGTCAATGGAGACGAGGTGGACCGGCAGCGGCACCGGCGGGAGGTTTAGAAAACCTAAACTTGAGACGGAAAAGGGAGAGTAGCGAGTTCCGTACTAAACAGAAAAAACCATTGGCGAGATTGTTGTCCGAAACATGCActaatttgtttgctagtgcacacagataGAAATAGTCCATGCAA
This genomic interval carries:
- the LOC123172117 gene encoding uncharacterized protein, encoding MEVFDEVHFVRLRCRVRRTKYMAADDDGHGVCLSSQRGAHNTVWAVQPMEGAVEGAEGGPFVLLRGAYGRYLFATDVQAATGPGHGVQAAQQARPHPNTPRCMLWQAIRREGSFVIRSAGGRYLRANGKYVRWRTAVTVAGDDASAMLQWDVEVVPLRLDRPTLLDPPPQPMRRRRRPPTEEEVARQVRYIRAGLDGEIDETGWRTVRISTNSLMQLRLTLANLLGQNRSALHTTLCVRAGAYAELSPLLIDLPIGNDRLDIVVITHGTPVDNTLLYPNVNARN